A region of Salmo salar chromosome ssa17, Ssal_v3.1, whole genome shotgun sequence DNA encodes the following proteins:
- the LOC106575907 gene encoding kelch-like protein 23, translating to MSSRNTMSSKGQESPESFYTYDFCDLTHPTEVLEALREYYTEGLFTDIALQCSTGEVFHCHKVALCSRSSYFRAMFTADMRERSHSVIRLPGVDVEVLTTLVDYVYTSKVSITQWNVESLLEAADLLQFGAVKTACENFLVRLLDVDNCLGMLSFAQLHVCLSLENEARRVLLCRFHEVVREEEFQELGVERVRSLLQEENLAEVLKEEVLVEGVVRWLAHDTLARRGHFQELLHSAHLDLKEEYLRTGLELHRECLETAAEDIHSLFVQALKTAFNISKSPSGHCRRSRRLTSRMFVIGGYHWHPLSEVQTWDPVTDQWQQGEDMPDHTRESYGVTLLGSNIYISGGYRTDTTEALDTVWVYSSDSDKWTQGQPMLSARYYHCSVALHGCVYVIGGYRGGAPMGETEFYDPLKMKWIPVVNMVQGVGNATACVLRDTIYVAGGHYGYKGSCTYDKIQTYRADVNEWSITTTCPHPEYGLCLVSLHPKLYLVGGQTTITDCYEPDRDEWSQLARTKERRMECGAVAMNGSLYVTGGYSYSKGIYLQSVERYDPEQDTWEIVGNLPGAARSHGCVCVYGV from the exons ATGTCGAGCAG GAACACAATGTCATCTAAGGGACAGGAGTCGCCGGAATCCTTCTACACCTATGATTTCTGTGACCTAACCCATCCCACGGAGGTTCTAGAAGCCCTCAGAGAATACTACACAGAAGGCTTGTTCACTGACATAGCTCTACAGTGCTCTACAGGGGAGGTCTTCCACTGCCATAAAGTGGCTCTATGCTCCCGTAGTTCCTACTTCAGAGCCATGTTCACAGCAGATATGAGAGAGAGGTCCCACAGTGTCATCAGACTACCTGGGGTAGATGTGGAGGTGCTGACGACTCTGGTGGACTATGTATACACCTCCAAG GTCTCCATTACCCAGTGGAATGTAGAGTCTCTGCTGGAGGCTGCAGACCTGCTGCAGTTCGGAGCCGTGAAAACGGCCTGTGAGAACTTCCTGGTTCGTCTCCTCGACGTCGACAACTGTCTGGGCATGCTCAGTTTCGCCCAGCTCCATGTGTGTCTGTCCCTGGAGAATGAGGCACGCAGAGTGCTGCTCTGCCGCTTCCACGAG gtggtgagagaggaggagttcCAGGAGCTGGgggtggagagggtgaggagcCTCCTGCAGGAGGAGAACCTGGCAGAGGTGTTGAAAGAGGAGGTGCTGGTGGAGGGGGTGGTGAGGTGGCTGGCCCACGATACTCTTGCCCGCAGGGGACACTTCCAGGAGCTTCTTCACTCCGCCCACTTAGACCTGAAGGAAGAGTACCTCAGGACTGGCTTGGAGCTTCATAGAGAGTGTCTGGAGACTGCCGCTGAAGACATCCACTCTCTATTTGTCCAAGCTCTGAAGACTGCTTTTAATATCAGTAAAAGCCCTTCGGGACACTGCAGAAGGAGCAGGAGACTGACCTCCAGGATGTTTGTGATAGGAGGGTACCACTGGCACCCTCTGTCTGAGGTCCAGACCTGGGACCCGGTCACGGACCAGTGGCAGCAGGGGGAGGATATGCCAGACCACACCAGGGAGAGTTATGGAGTTACCCTCCTGGGCTCCAACATCTACATTAGCGGCGGCTACAGGACAGACACTACAGAGGCTCTAGATACAGTGTGGGTTTACAGCAGTGATAGTGATAAGTGGACACAGGGGCAGCCCATGCTGTCAGCGAGGTACTACCACTGTTCTGTGGCTCTGCATGGGTGTGTCTACGTCATAGGAGGGTACAGAGGAGGGGCGCCCATGGGGGAAACGGAATTCTATGACCCCCTGAAAATGAAGTGGATTCCCGTAGTTAATATGGTACAAG GTGTGGGGAACGCTACGGCCTGTGTTCTGAGAGACACAATATATGTGGCAGGCGGTCACTATGGTTACAAGGGAAGCTGCACTTATGATAAGATTCAGACCTACAGGGCAGACGTCAATGAATGGAGCATAACAACGACCTGTCCTCATCCAG AGTACGGCCTGTGCCTGGTGTCACTGCACCCCAAGCTGTACCTGGTGGGTGGTCAGACCACCATCACAGACTGTTACGAACCGGACAGAGATGAGTGGAGCCAGCTGGCCAGGaccaaggagaggaggatggagtgtGGCGCCGTGGCCATGAACGGGTCCCTGTACGTCACCGGGGGATACTCCTACTCCAAGGGcatctacctgcagagtgtggagAGGTACGACCCCGAACAGGACACCTGGGAGATCGTGGGGAATTTACCAGGAGCAGCACGGTCACATGGATGTGTCTGTGTTTAcggtgtttag
- the phop2 gene encoding pyridoxal phosphate phosphatase PHOSPHO2 isoform X2, producing the protein MTLQRRIIMKTLLVFDFDHTLVDDNSDTWVIQCIPDQCLPDLVKNSYQKGRWTEYMGRVMSYIGDQDISPDTIRSVMETIPFTDGMIELLTFIVSNKNDIDCIIISDSNTVFIDWILQVAGVQAAVDQVFTNPATFDKRGYMEIECYHSHQCSQCPVNLCKRKVLVDFLAGQLKGGVDYQRTFYVGDGGNDLCPSNSLREGDVVFPRKGYTLERLLSRQSAQQGEGSSNPRVIGWTSGREILMELKACVPL; encoded by the coding sequence CAGAGGAGAATCATCATGAAGACTCTGCTGGTGTTTGACTTCGACCACACCTTGGTGGATGACAACAGCGACACCTGGGTCATTCAGTGTATCCCGGACCAATGCCTGCCAGACCTGGTCAAGAACTCCTACCAGAAGGGACGCTGGACAGAGTACATGGGCAGAGTCATGTCCTATATAGGAGATCAGGACATCAGCCCCGATACAATCCGAAGTGTGATGGAGACAATACCGTTTACAGATGGAATGATTGAACTGTTGACGTTCATTGTGAGTAACAAGAACGACATTGACTGCATCATTATCTCAGATTCAAACACAGTGTTCATCGACTGGATACTGCAAGTGGCTGGGGTTCAAGCCGCGGTCGACCAAGTCTTCACCAACCCGGCTACGTTTGACAAGCGTGGATACATGGAGATAGAATGCTACCATTCTCACCAGTGTAGCCAGTGCCCTGTCAATCTGTGTAAGAGGAAAGTGCTGGTTGATTTCCTAGCAGGGCAGTTGAAGGGAGGGGTAGACTATCAGAGAACTTTCTATGTAGGGGACGGAGGGAACGACCTTTGCCCTTCCAACAGTCTAAGGGAAGGAGATGTGGTGTTTCCTAGAAAGGGTTACACCTTGGAGAGGCTGCTCTCTAGGCAGAGTGCACAACAAGGAGAGGGTTCATCGAACCCAAGAGTCATAGGATGGACAAGCGGAAGAGAGATCCTGATGGAACTGAAAGCATGTGTTCCCCTGTAA
- the phop2 gene encoding Pyridoxal phosphate phosphatase PHOSPHO2: MKTLLVFDFDHTLVDDNSDTWVIQCIPDQCLPDLVKNSYQKGRWTEYMGRVMSYIGDQDISPDTIRSVMETIPFTDGMIELLTFIVSNKNDIDCIIISDSNTVFIDWILQVAGVQAAVDQVFTNPATFDKRGYMEIECYHSHQCSQCPVNLCKRKVLVDFLAGQLKGGVDYQRTFYVGDGGNDLCPSNSLREGDVVFPRKGYTLERLLSRQSAQQGEGSSNPRVIGWTSGREILMELKACVPL; this comes from the coding sequence ATGAAGACTCTGCTGGTGTTTGACTTCGACCACACCTTGGTGGATGACAACAGCGACACCTGGGTCATTCAGTGTATCCCGGACCAATGCCTGCCAGACCTGGTCAAGAACTCCTACCAGAAGGGACGCTGGACAGAGTACATGGGCAGAGTCATGTCCTATATAGGAGATCAGGACATCAGCCCCGATACAATCCGAAGTGTGATGGAGACAATACCGTTTACAGATGGAATGATTGAACTGTTGACGTTCATTGTGAGTAACAAGAACGACATTGACTGCATCATTATCTCAGATTCAAACACAGTGTTCATCGACTGGATACTGCAAGTGGCTGGGGTTCAAGCCGCGGTCGACCAAGTCTTCACCAACCCGGCTACGTTTGACAAGCGTGGATACATGGAGATAGAATGCTACCATTCTCACCAGTGTAGCCAGTGCCCTGTCAATCTGTGTAAGAGGAAAGTGCTGGTTGATTTCCTAGCAGGGCAGTTGAAGGGAGGGGTAGACTATCAGAGAACTTTCTATGTAGGGGACGGAGGGAACGACCTTTGCCCTTCCAACAGTCTAAGGGAAGGAGATGTGGTGTTTCCTAGAAAGGGTTACACCTTGGAGAGGCTGCTCTCTAGGCAGAGTGCACAACAAGGAGAGGGTTCATCGAACCCAAGAGTCATAGGATGGACAAGCGGAAGAGAGATCCTGATGGAACTGAAAGCATGTGTTCCCCTGTAA